The Ascochyta rabiei chromosome 15, complete sequence genome window below encodes:
- a CDS encoding Adenylate kinase — translation MAPLTDSAVSDLQSTVSRLEKRIAELETRLQGQVGIADQSQESVRMILMGPPGAGKGTQAPRIKDKFCACHLATGDMLRAQVTAKTALGREAKKIMDAGGLVSDEIMINMIKTELETNQECKNGFILDGFPRTVTQAEKLDGMLTATQKPLQHAVELQIDDSLLVSRITGRLVHPASGRSYHKIFNPPKSDMTDDVTGEPLIQRSDDNAETLKKRLATYHAQTAPVVNYYQKTGIWKPIDASQEPGQVWKSLLKVFDGKAHVAGQTGSLLNKIGLKN, via the exons ATGGCCCCTCTCACAGATTCGGCGGTCTCTGACCTGCAGAGCACCGTCTCCAGGCTCGAGAAGCGCATTGCAGAGCTCGAGACCAGGCTGCAGGGCCAGGTTGGCATTGCGGATCAGTCACAGGAGAGCGTCAGGATGATCCTCATGGGGCCGCCCGGTGCTG GCAAGGGTACACAAGCGCCGCGCATCAAGGACAAGTTCTGCGCATGCCATCTC GCTACTGGAGATATGCTCCGCGCACAGGTTACTGCAAAGACAGCGCTCGGTCGCGAGGCCAAGAAGATCATGGACGCTGGAGGTCTCGTCAGCGACGAGATCATGATCAACATGATCAAGACTGAGCTCGAGACCAACCAGGAGTGCAAGAACGG TTTCATCTTGGACGGTTTCCCACGAACAGTCACTCAGGCCGAGAAGCTCGACGGCATGCTCACAGCCACCCAGAAGCCCCTGCAGCACGCTGTTGAGCTGCAAATCGACGACTCGCTGCTCGTCTCGCGTATCACTGGCCGCCTTGTCCACCCCGCGTCTGGCCGCTCATACCACAAGATTTTCAACCCTCCCAAGTCTGACATGACCGACGACGTCACTGGCGAGCCCCTCATCCAGCGCTCCGACGACAACGCCGAGACACTCAAGAAGCGTCTTGCGACATATCACGCACAGACCGCACCCGTTGTCAACTACTACCAAAAGACTGGCATCTGGAAGCCCATCGATGCAAGCCAAGAGCCTGGCCAGGTCTGGAAGAGCTTGCTCAAGGTCTTTGACGGCAAGGCTCACGTTGCTGGACAGACCGGCAGCTTGTTGAACAAGATTGGCCTTAAGAACTAG
- a CDS encoding protein transport protein bet1, with protein MSSRFGRDTARDDLFSSYNRSASPSKSKNKSRASPYNSTGGYGLPSSSEGPGFSAYPSANANTSLYGGSSYGAGGGYGVGGSGRDGGARDGGLGGYRSATPNSKGQYASATLDELESQNEEHTGVLIGKVKMLKDLTHLIGDEIRDSTTLAEKMNDQFENSRNKIKGTMNRMLSMAKKTGVGWKAWLAFFAALILLFWWVWLG; from the exons ATGTCCAGTCGTTTCGGCCGCGACACAGCCCGTGACGACCTCTTCAGCAGTTACAACCGATCAGCCTCGCCCTCGAAATCCAAAAACAAGAGTCGCGCATCGCCATACAACAGCACAGGGGGCTACGGCCTGCCCTCCTCGTCTGAAGGACCAGGATTCTCCGCCTATCCCAGCGCGAATGCGAACACGAGCTTGTACGGCGGGAGCAGCTACGGGGCTGGGGGAGGCTATGGTGTAGGTGGCAGCGGAAGGGACGGTGGAGCGAGAGACGGGGGGCTAGGGGGCTACAGAAGCGCGACGCCGAACTCAAAGGGCCAGTACGCGAGTGCGACGCTGGACGAGCTGGAGAGTCAGAACGAGGAGCACACGGGGGTGCTGATTGGGAAAGTGAAGATGCTGAAGGAT TTGACGCACCTCATCGGTGACGAAATTCGCGACTCGACGACCCTCGCTGAGAAAATGAACGACCAGTTTGAGAACAGCAGGAACAAGATCAAAGGCACCATGAACCGAATGCTGAGTATGGCGAAGAAGACGGGCGTAGGGTGGAAGGCGTGGTTGGCCTTCTTCGCCGCGCTGATACTGTTGTTCTGGTGGGTATGGCTTGGGTGA